The segment GAcggagacagagtgctccctgctCCTGGAGGAACGGAAAAGTGTACGGATGCCGAGTGCGCCCGGcggagacagagtgctccctgctCCTTGAGGAAAGGAAGAGCCAagtcagagtgcgccctgatgGCTCGGAAGGTCTGCAGCGTGCTCACTGCAGACCGGGTAAGGTCTCTACTGGCCGGAGCGACGGTCTTATATACCCGCTCGCCCCACTCGGCGGCCGCATTCCGATGACGTGTTGCGGCCAGCGGCTCAATGCGCGGACGATTGTTGCGGCCGATCGCGCGAATAGTAACATAGGTTAAACCCATGTTACATCTGTAACATTTCAATTGAGTAGTGCAAgtgacaaaatatttgcatgcCAAAGCCAAACAAGTGACTTacaatcaagagacacggcagtgtctcgcgccaagttcacgcgcagcgcaagaccgaccgtgtctctttacgcgagaccgaaagttgagatgagccgagattatcggaccTCAGTAATGCCTGAGccgatcgatttaaaaataggctcaatcgatagcgcatacccaaaatatataataaaagtatgtttgtttttgctctatatgctgtataaataaagatattaaagatctaaagtcgaaatgtcatgaaaactatgaaaattatttcagtcgtctgggatgtactttataaattcttgccGATAGATGGCTAGTATCTCAGATGTACAcacattgagtaaaaagaaacaggagggagcgtttggtcttaaaagtgcggacggaagtgactatataaagtggtcgctcaagatggccgctcaagggcgccaatattgaatgacttgttatgtttaattaggaaataatgtacaattaaaagaaaataactataatatgcaacaataataccaaattttaatggcgtttttcattgggattgcactcgtgcagtatttccataagagcaatgttaaaatctaaaatctaaatttatattaaatccttcgtccttacaaaaatttatccatgcatttctttgatccggatttttcggaaacctgtttgtgagtgaaaattatttagtaattattgtgaatctacaatttcacaatactacctacatagcaaaatttcatcctacggatgtccgtgggatgtaatgtaaaggattttcagatatccctGGGATGTCTGTACAAAGCCGTAGGATATCCGTAGGGCATCCGTGGGATATCCGAATGTCCGCTTTTCAGATATCCGTAggacatccaaaaataaatccctgggatatccctgggatatcctacatatgattaaattagatcccaacaatgtcccctggatatttttttttatccagataaaatccaaataaaattattgaatataggaTGGTGTTAATAATCCGATCttatattcgaaatcattttaaaacctcattcaatcaacaaaatggttgcgcaacattttttcattagttgaatgaaatcataagacgattctaaatataaaattggactataaataccacccagaaaaatatttattttaaatgtttatttaaaatgcctttaaaaaatatatttttttaaaagatttaaacagaaattgtttagttttaagttaaggaagcaataaaacagtaatcttaataagtaacgtcactctctttctctctcgaaaagtttcatattaattattatttatattttaaaaatttacgacaatctcgctttaatgacaccactatcaagatattgttttattactattttttattactcctttaaaactaaagaatttttgaaacattttttcaaaatacatatttttttcaaatattttatatagacatttgacatgtaagtatctttatgagcataaaggaaagattattagcaaaatttctaaaaataaaagcttctaatatattacattattttaagaatagacacatttcaaaaaaggtaaagtacgtataagtaatataaataatagtacatttgaagcacattttattataaaatatgtaattttttttttaattttttatttactatataatgtaaaaatagtcacgataaaaataaaatttgtatatataaaaacgaaaactaaagatacgtcttgtacatttcaaaattgcactagtcacagtgttagatataaattaataaacttgatattactaaatattataacttaatatgaataatattacatacataatattttatacataaaattgctaatattatgtataatttatacacatgaacaaaatataaaaaaaaagtattaaatattttattgtgcagcattcagtttttttatttttttaattgcatgacGAAGTCATGATTTAATTGGTTCCGAAATTTCGTGCTCAGTAGCTTGCaggtattttaattgaactgtacctacaaatacgtataaacatttatataacataaatataaacatatacctctcaatatatttttaatttttttaaaccagatgtttaatgaattagatggaaagttaatctaatttttataatttaataactaaatctaatgtatgtattataattgaaagagTAAATGTCAAATTTGCGGTGATGGAGAAAGCATATGTTATTCGAAAACAATTTCCAATGTGTCTAAGTTACGGAATTACTGTTCATAAAAGCCAAGGTCTGAGTTTGCAGAATGCTATTATGGACATAGgtaattctgtatttagtCACGGCCAAGTTTATGTTGCATTGTCACGAGTAACATCTTCAGATGGATTgcatttgatcaattttgacCCTTCATCTATAGAAGCTAGTGAAGAAGCTATTGTTgaatataatcgattaaaacAAATACACAAATCCAAAAcagatataatttctgtttcaaaagaaaagtatcgtaaaataaaagatattttatgggTACAACCCAAAATAATTAGTTCTGTTCAAGAATCACATAAAaaagttcgaaaaaatattacttgggTCACACAtggttttcaaaatatagataagGGTTCGTGTTATGCAAATGCAGTATTGCAatgctttttacatttaaatgttattagaaAACTAATATTTGAGTATGAtaaaaccttacaaaaaagttgttgtgtattttaccttacaaaaaagttgttgtatattttaaaatcaacaaattacctttttaaaaaaaggtaaagaaaaggcgccaagtgcacgcaaatcttccaaaaaaaagttgtatacacgtaaaccttccaaaaaaagttattgtatatataaatgttgtatacacgtaaaccttccaaaaaaagttgtatatataaacctttcaaaaaaaagctgtcgtatatattaaccttccaaaaaaattaatcttccaaaaataaatgtcgtatatatattaacaaaccttccaaaaaaaagttgtttatataaacacgcaaatcttccaaaaaaagttgtatatataaacctttcaaaaaaagctgtcgtatatattatatattaaccttccaaaaaatttatcttccacaaaaaaatgtatatatattaacaaataacaaacctttcaaaaaaagttgttgtatatataaccaaataaaaatttgctatatattctgcctataaaaaaggtgatatcagatcagaaaatgacgccaagtttaaataaaaaacctttcaaaaaacttgtatgtgtatatattttaaaaaaagttgtatataccaaataaaaattcgctatatattctgcctataaaagaggtgatatcagaaaatgacgccaagtttaaataaaaaatctttcaaaaaaacttgtatgtatatatttgaaaaaaagttgtatataccaaataaaaattcgctatatattctgcctataaaagaggtgatatcagaaaataacgccaagtttaaataaagaacctttaaaaaaaacttgtatgtatatatattacgaaaaaggattatatttattgcgcttattgcgcttacagctttttaaccaataagcatcgataagattgtatttagttatttttgcatctttatctagttatttatttaaaaattatattcatatctacaattagttaattttttttcaagtatacattttaaaataattgcatctgtatctagttacttttgcttctatatctagttatttaaatttaaaaatgatatttgtatttatatctatctagttaatttttcttaagtatactttttaaaataattgcatctgtatctagttattttttttatatctgtatctagttaaataaaataattttttaaataaaagtatttaatttaaaaataaaaaaatttttcaaatttaatcaaaataaaaaaatattacaaaatttcgcaaaaaacttggcgctgctgtactgaactacatgttaaatacatcttaaaatattataaagaatgaaagtgagcaataattttacaatttacatgattaagtgttataatgactcaaactgaccagagcggcaaacggcgacgcgatagccaattaaactcttgttcttacggtaaaattgtaagttgattGGCTATAGCATCGCCACTTGCCGCTTCGTCGCTCTAGTCtgtgggcttgttcgttttagctacactggggctgctctgggtctgctctacacaggacaatacaggacagataaatagtttgtcctgtattatcttgtttagagtagacccagagctgccccagtgcagctaaaacgaacaagccctgTTTGAGCCGAAATTTGTTTGCATCGCTTGCTCTAACATGCTCCTACACGCTCTAATACTCCAAACTAAACTATAGTATTACGTCACATATACTATAGATTAAAGTATGTTGGAATGATTAGGAGCATGTTAAAGTATTGCGATGCGAATCTTATGTAAGTTAATAGTTCagtacagcagcgccaagttttttgcgaaattttgtaatatttttttattttgattaaatttgaaaaatttttttatttttgaattaaatacttttatttaaaaaattattttatttaactagatacagatataaaaaaaataactagatacagatgcaattattttaaaaagtatacttaagaaaaattaactagatagatataaatacaaatatcatttttaaatttaaataactagatatagaagcaaaagtaactagatacagatgcaattattttaaaatgtatacttgaaaaaaaattaactaattgtagatatgaatataatttttaaataaataactagataaagatgcaaaaataactaaatacaatcttatcgatgcttattggttaaaaagctgtaagcgcaataagcgcaataaatataatcctttttcgtaatatatatacatacaagttttttttaaaggttttttatttaaacttggcgtcattttctgatatcacctcttttataggcagaatatatagcgaatttttatttggtatatacaactttttttaaaatatatacatacaagtttttttgaaaggttttttatttaaacttggcgtcattttctgatctgatatcaccttttttataggcagaatatatagcaaatttttatttggttatatatacaacaactttttttgaaaggtttgttatttgttaatatatatacatttttttgtggaagataaattttttggaaggttaatatataatatatacgacagctttttttgaaaggtttatatatacaactttttttggaagatttgcgtgtttatataaacaacttttttttggaaggtttgttaatatatatacgacatttatttttggaagattaatttttttggaaggttaatatatacgacagcttttttttgaaaggtttatatatacaactttttttggaaggtttacgtgtatacaacatttatatatacaataactttttttggaaggtttacgtgtatacaacttttttttggaagatttgcgtgcacttggcgccttttctttacctttttttaaaaaggtaatttgttgattttaaaatatacaacaactttttgtaaggtaaaatacacaacaacttttttgtaaggttttaTCATACTCAAATATTAGTTttctaataacatttaaatgtaaaaagcatTGCAATACTGCATTTGCATAACACGAACCCTTAtctacactcacccgaaaaaaaagcggtacactgaaaatgtgggaaaaattcatcaaatttcaactgacgataacttcgtaaataataaagatagaaagttctataaaatatgaaaatgaagctaaaaatctctactttaagaatcaatttatttcaatgttgcaaaataaatttattgaaaatggcggatgacaaagcgcgagcatgcaaaattgaaaaataatggttcgagtttgcgacggtgcacggtataaacaaaaaattgtagcttattgggatcaaaagcgtacgaaagtacagagtctcctctttaaaatgcttttttatgcatctcgatacgatgatttttcgccgagagattcgcatttgaagaaaaaggcagattcttacttcaaatgcgaatctctcagcgaaaaatcatcgtatcgagatgcataaaaaagcattttaaagaggagactctgtactttcgtacgcttttgatcccaataagctacaattttttgtttataccgtgcaccgtcgcaaactcgaaccattatttttcaatcaattgttttgcatccgaaggagatgtctgcagatcttttgtgatttctccgccctgactttttgtttatgcaagacaatgctcgaccgcacgttgcgagaaaagtgcttgatttctgcgatgaagttggcataaatcgactcgaatggccagcaatgagtccagatttaaatcccattgaacacctatgggacaatattaacagaaaagtacgaaatcatatacctgctcctcagtcattgccagaacttcgaagagttcttgaaatagagtggaatgacattacgcagactgaaattaaaacactaataagaagtatgcctcgtcgcatgaatgaggtaatacgcgcacgaggaggtcatacccattattaatatacgcgcgcgcacacacaattgtacacgcaccaccgggagggtttggagtcgtaaaatatcgtggatctaacaagccatgaggtccttatcccagtggtgcacgcgcacacacacgcatgcacgcgcacgcacgcacgcacgcacgcgcacgcacacacacatacacacacacgcatacacacgtgccaacatgtgcacacgggatcagatttctgccacgtccacgccgttgatcctgggtaacgccaagagcagaattgacacttataaccgtaaggagagtttggagttttaaaataccgcggagctgataaccacagaattcttattcttgcaattcggtctggttcaaaattgaatatctcggcacgtaatacagctagcaggattttttaaaaaccattttaaaagtttggatgtctagtgttcgaaaattcataacgcaataatgtgtgataactttctccaaaatggcggatgacaaagcaaaagcatgcgaaattgaaaaataatggttcgagtttgcgacggtgcacggtataaacaaaaaattgtagcttattgggatcaaaagcgtacgaaagtacagagtctcctctttaaaatgcttttttatgcatcttgatacgatgatttttcgccgagagattcgcatttgaagtaagaatctgcctttttcttcaaatgcgaatctctcggcgaaaaatcatcgtatcaagatgcataaaaaagcattttaaagaggagactctgtactttcgtacgcttttgatcccaataagctacaattttttgtttataccgtgcaccgtcgcaaactcgaaccattatttttcaattttgcatgctcgcgctttgtcatccgccattttcaataaatttattttgcaacattgaaataaattgattcttaaagtagagatttttagctttatttccatattttatagaactttctatctttattatttacgaagttatcgtcagttgaaatttgatgaatttttcccacattttcagtgtaccgcttttttttcgggtgagtgtatattttgaaaaccaTGTGTGAcccaagtaatattttttcgaactttTTTATGTGATTCTTGAACAGAACTAATTATTTTGGGTTGTAcccataaaatatcttttattttacgatacttttcttttgaaacagaaattatatctgTTTTGGATTTGTGTATTTgttttaatcgattatattcAACAATAGCTTCTTCACTAGCTTCTATAGATGAAGGgtcaaaattgatcaaatgcAATCCATCTGAAGATGTTACTCGTGACAATGCAACATAAACTTGGCCGTGactaaatacagaattacCTATGTCCATAATAGCATTCTGCAAACTCAGGCCTTGGCTTTTATGAACAGTAATTCCGTAACTTAGACacaatggaaattgttttCGAATAACATATGCTTTCTCCATCACCGCAAATTTGACATTTActctttcaattaaatattctaaacctGATGGCAAAAGaagcttaattttttctatataaccGTTAGAAATATCTTGTACAACTGAAATGACTTTAGCAATTGTACCATTAACAAGACCCAAACTAGCATCAATATTACGCCTTATCATAACTTTTGccccaatttttataacaatttgtttcGAAAGCCCAGCTGTTTTagaattatcatcatcattattttccaacacttttaatattttcttttttatatatggaaTACATTCAATTGTATCTtcagcaattaataatatttctttcgaagCAATACGACTTAACATTGCAGCATTCAAAACGTCACACATGTGACAAGTGGGCAATAAACAAACGGTATCTGatggcaaattgttaataaaatcacataattcatttaatctaAATTCGAAGGAATTTtctgtaaaagatattttcctattttccaaaatttcataatcagACTTTGTTAATAAACCAATACGAATTCTTGACAATAATTCACGATAAGACTCATCTTCTTGCTGGCGCATATTAATTGTCAACTCAtcgtaatcaaataatgtagTCCTCAAATTTACAGTCTGTAGGCAACCGATATATTTGTTAACTTTTTCATTTGACAAATCTTTAAAGACAGAATCTTCATGTACAGGAGGCAATTGAAGCAAATCTCCAAACAAAAGAATATGCCTTTTACCAAACCAGCCATCATCACAATCActtgaatcaaatatttcagacaatcgaagatgtatgtacattaaagtcaaattagatatcattgatacttcatcgattataaaaagaataacatctTTAAGTTCCGCTCGTAAAAGTTTTAACACATGATCAGACAATCGTTTATATTTAGGAGTATTACCATGTTCAACAGGTAATTGAAGCAATCTATGAACTGTCAAACCGTCTATATTAAACGCTGCTATGCCAGTAGGTGCTGCTACAGCAGTatcttttttgagattttgttttatccagcacttaacagttttaattaaataactttttccagTACCACCTTCTCCACTAACATATAATcgcaatattgatttatctgactctataatagtaataactcTATCGAATACTCTTTTttgatctatatttaatttcgcaaTCATTTCTGATAcatcaatatctttaatatttttatcaccgaGATCCTTAAAATCTTGCATCGCTTCACCAGCTTCTATATTTTGAACACCTATTGGATTGTCAGGATCATCTTGCGACTCATGTTTTTGTACTTCATCTAAATGTTGCTGCACTAACTCTTTAGCATTTTCAAAtgctttttgcaattcttctaGTTTTTCGTGATATTGTAATGCTTCTGTTAAATGTAGTTTTACCTTGTGAAATGATTCTGCATAAGTATCACATCCATTTCTAAGCTCTTCTAATTCTCTCCACAGTTCGAACAGAAGTAATAACGCAAAGAAATACTTTTCCGGTTgtgtattaacattatatctataatgattaataagatATCCACGCTGTCGTCGTCTAAGatatccatttttaaatttatagaattcaacaaacttattttgtggtttgatttttgtaatatcatACCATTTTGCAAACTCATAAAGAGACATACATTCTAATTCTTTTGGTCTCTGTGGATAGTGGTTATCTATCAaagattcacaaaatatatctgtcGATTGATCATCAAGTACTTCAATCTCTTTAcgagttttcaattttctacatCTTATTCGATTAACATCTAACCATCTAATAGTTGTATTTGGATCAGTTCCATATAAAGCAATACCCAGTAATGTATCAGCAGCTTCAAGAGCTCCACATTCTCTATTACTCGTAAATCGCAAGGCAATACTCCAAAGATAGCTCATCAATGATTTATtcgtattaataatagtatcagACAACTCACATTTTCCcgctttattcatatatttagtaatgtaCCAGGTAAGCAGTGACGACTTTTcgccaataaattgtatatccaTATTTCCTTCCCATGCAGTAAGAAGAACaggattataatcatttatattactttcatCTTCAGTTCGCGGAAGATCATAAAGCCTGCTTCtatgttttaattgctttctaCCTGCTATGGCAGTTGTGACATCTCTTATACTTAACGTCTCAGTGACAGGACGAGGAAATCCAAAACGACATCTCCGAACAACTTTACGTCCAACTTTTTTAGAACGGAGACAGTAATCATTATGTTTGTGTCGTTGATGCGTATTAACACGTCTATACAATAatggtgaaatatttttatctggcaTTTTAcagcttatatattttaaaataaatttggaaacttCTTCAATAGAAGATTCACCAAGAATTGGAGcattttttatccaaattaataaatgaaaatgttgtatGCCTCTACCTTGGTATTCTCGTCGCCAAAAATAATGAGTGACTTCTCCGATCGGATGATCTTTGGAACAAATAAAGTCAAGCATCGCACGAAACGTATTATCGAGAAATCTCGATGTTGACACAGGATCTCTAGCAACAAGTACACTGGTGCATGCCGAAGAATCGCACCATCCATTTACTTCACGAATATATTCACCTAACTCTTCCCATAACCATTCAGCGGGACTTAATGTTAGAAACCATGTTGCAGGTCCGTAATGTTGtgtcatacaatttaaattatttcgcggTTTACTCCAAAATTGTTCCGTATTCCTTAGTGTCGAAAATATTGTGGTTAAATCGGATTCTAACAATTCTTTGGACATTGCTTCTAAATATTCCGCAGCCGTATAACGAACTTGTGGATTAGTTACATTCATCTTATGAAAAATTCCACGATTTAATTGACGGatattcgtattatttaacaaaaagaataGGTATTGTTGATTTAATCTATACTGTGGATGTTTAGACATTAAACGACATTTAACAAATTCATGATCATGAAGCTTGACCTGCCTAGTTTCGTGCTGTCCATTAATaccaaaagaatataaatctggaaaacataataaatccAAAGATTTCTCACGATTATCCAAAGGTAAATCATAgacttttaacatttgatataaagctgttgcagttttatttgttctcttttcatataatggatatatagtatattgcTCATAATAACcatcattttcatcattaataaCCTGAGTTAGCATTGCCTCATGCTGATTGAATGCAGCATCTCCAAGATTTTTTGTTCCCTGTATTTcggtttctaaattattacttaatgaCACATGCTCCTCATCCAATACAtcttttgcaacattttcatCCTCTTGCATCTGGAATTccagattatttaatttttccaaagatAATTCATTATGACTATTtggtaatattatttcagaatacaaaggattattattctttaaccaTATTAATgcatcaaatacttttttaacatttaccaTCTCTTcccatataatttttgattttgtggGAATACCTCTgactaagatatataattcatgattaatatttattgcatcggtattagaacataatttgtttaatgtctcTTGTATAGGAAGTGGTAAATGAAATGTTCTACCTTTaactttttgtatcatttgcctttcaggtaattttttgttcataacAGTTGTCATTTTAACAACAGTTTGAAATGCTTTAGCTCTCTGTATAAGAATCTTTTCAAATGTATTAAGAGATGATATTACTTCAGgcacattatttgtaaaaagattattcaaaatgcAATACGCAGGCATTAAACcttgacaaa is part of the Linepithema humile isolate Giens D197 chromosome 3, Lhum_UNIL_v1.0, whole genome shotgun sequence genome and harbors:
- the LOC136998720 gene encoding uncharacterized protein, whose product is MLNLDEALNCADLEALNKTVIAAQEKADIYKHQQTDAIISDDDIFFKHKNAFKALKKRLMDTPRYACVSCEKLCYKKNVSEIIKAKIDNPVWKDLMIHVKKQQINAQYICIYCKQKFCQGLMPAYCILNNLFTNNVPEVISSLNTFEKILIQRAKAFQTVVKMTTVMNKKLPERQMIQKVKGRTFHLPLPIQETLNKLCSNTDAININHELYILVRGIPTKSKIIWEEMVNVKKVFDALIWLKNNNPLYSEIILPNSHNELSLEKLNNLEFQMQEDENVAKDVLDEEHVSLSNNLETEIQGTKNLGDAAFNQHEAMLTQVINDENDGYYEQYTIYPLYEKRTNKTATALYQMLKVYDLPLDNREKSLDLLCFPDLYSFGINGQHETRQVKLHDHEFVKCRLMSKHPQYRLNQQYLFFLLNNTNIRQLNRGIFHKMNVTNPQVRYTAAEYLEAMSKELLESDLTTIFSTLRNTEQFWSKPRNNLNCMTQHYGPATWFLTLSPAEWLWEELGEYIREVNGWCDSSACTSVLVARDPVSTSRFLDNTFRAMLDFICSKDHPIGEVTHYFWRREYQGRGIQHFHLLIWIKNAPILGESSIEEVSKFILKYISCKMPDKNISPLLYRRVNTHQRHKHNDYCLRSKKVGRKVVRRCRFGFPRPVTETLSIRDVTTAIAGRKQLKHRSRLYDLPRTEDESNINDYNPVLLTAWEGNMDIQFIGEKSSLLTWYITKYMNKAGKCELSDTIINTNKSLMSYLWSIALRFTSNRECGALEAADTLLGIALYGTDPNTTIRWLDVNRIRCRKLKTRKEIEVLDDQSTDIFCESLIDNHYPQRPKELECMSLYEFAKWYDITKIKPQNKFVEFYKFKNGYLRRRQRGYLINHYRYNVNTQPEKYFFALLLLFELWRELEELRNGCDTYAESFHKVKLHLTEALQYHEKLEELQKAFENAKELVQQHLDEVQKHESQDDPDNPIGVQNIEAGEAMQDFKDLGDKNIKDIDVSEMIAKLNIDQKRVFDRVITIIESDKSILRLYVSGEGGTGKSYLIKTVKCWIKQNLKKDTAVAAPTGIAAFNIDGLTVHRLLQLPVEHGNTPKYKRLSDHVLKLLRAELKDVILFIIDEVSMISNLTLMYIHLRLSEIFDSSDCDDGWFGKRHILLFGDLLQLPPVHEDSVFKDLSNEKVNKYIGCLQTVNLRTTLFDYDELTINMRQQEDESYRELLSRIRIGLLTKSDYEILENRKISFTENSFEFRLNELCDFINNLPSDTVCLLPTCHMCDVLNAAMLSRIASKEILLIAEDTIECIPYIKKKILKVLENNDDDNSKTAGLSKQIVIKIGAKVMIRRNIDASLGLVNGTIAKVISVVQDISNGYIEKIKLLLPSGLEYLIERVNVKFAVMEKAYVIRKQFPLCLSYGITVHKSQGLSLQNAIMDIGNSVFSHGQVYVALSRVTSSDGLHLINFDPSSIEASEEAIVEYNRLKQIHKSKTDIISVSKEKYRKIKDILWVQPKIISSVQESHKKVRKNITWVTHGFQNIHSPEKKAVH